A section of the Candidatus Eisenbacteria bacterium genome encodes:
- a CDS encoding lysylphosphatidylglycerol synthase transmembrane domain-containing protein, translated as MSRGLQFGIGIVISAVCLYLAMHDVRPAEVMAALGQANYVGFVMLVALTLLGFWIRAFRWKWLLGTPQPLATGPLYSATMIGFMANNLLPLRLGEFVRAWALGRRVGLSKTTVFATVVVERVVDMITLIVIFGITMLVHPIGEGTDAGRLVRRGATVMVVGAAALTLFAIVLERQPRYAHALVGWITRPLPEKLGRRIAAMLDHFVDGLTLFRDLPRLLWVFFLSFLMFGVFALCLTVSMAAFHIAAPWYSGLVMLVITAIGIMVPAAPGYIGTLHVACKVGLKLFEVGPELSVPFAWFFWAGQWIPVTLVGLYFLRREGLSLASLGRVQDEPA; from the coding sequence TTGAGCCGCGGTCTCCAATTCGGGATCGGCATCGTCATCTCGGCGGTCTGTCTCTATCTGGCCATGCACGACGTGCGGCCGGCCGAGGTGATGGCTGCGCTCGGCCAGGCCAACTACGTGGGGTTCGTGATGCTGGTGGCGCTCACGCTCCTCGGGTTCTGGATCCGCGCCTTCCGCTGGAAGTGGCTGCTCGGCACCCCTCAGCCGCTCGCCACCGGGCCGCTCTACAGCGCCACCATGATCGGCTTCATGGCGAACAACCTGCTCCCGCTGCGCCTCGGGGAGTTCGTTCGCGCGTGGGCGCTCGGGCGGCGCGTGGGTCTCTCCAAGACGACGGTGTTCGCCACCGTGGTGGTGGAGCGCGTCGTCGACATGATCACGCTGATCGTGATCTTCGGGATCACGATGCTGGTCCATCCGATCGGCGAGGGCACCGACGCAGGCCGCCTGGTGCGTCGCGGAGCCACGGTGATGGTGGTCGGAGCCGCGGCGCTCACGTTGTTCGCCATCGTGCTCGAGCGCCAGCCGCGTTACGCCCACGCGCTCGTCGGCTGGATCACCCGGCCGCTGCCGGAAAAGCTCGGCCGGCGCATCGCGGCGATGCTCGACCATTTCGTCGACGGCCTCACGCTGTTCCGCGACCTGCCGCGCCTCCTGTGGGTGTTCTTTCTCTCCTTCCTCATGTTCGGCGTCTTCGCGCTCTGCCTCACCGTCAGCATGGCGGCGTTCCACATCGCCGCGCCCTGGTACTCGGGGCTGGTGATGCTGGTGATCACGGCGATCGGGATCATGGTCCCCGCGGCCCCCGGCTACATCGGGACTCTCCATGTCGCCTGCAAAGTGGGGCTCAAGCTCTTCGAAGTGGGGCCCGAGCTCTCGGTTCCTTTCGCATGGTTCTTCTGGGCCGGTCAATGGATCCCCGTCACCCTGGTCGGACTCTACTTCCTGCGGCGCGAGGGTCTTTCGCTGGCGTCCCTGGGCCGGGTGCAGGACGAGCCGGCGTGA
- a CDS encoding oligosaccharide flippase family protein, with translation MARVFLRDSAALAASQYVARAMVLARGVAAAAALGPAGFGAWNALNLILDYGAYASLGAIQGLDLMLPAAVARGETESGRRAMRGAWWITLAGAAAFSLGVAIVLANGRWISTTGWGWSPPLGMLVAAIVQLAILYHAASLRAHGDFSVTSVGLALQALVGGGLGILTVWRLGVWGLVIGWIAGGVCAIAWMRRSPWRPPLLPAGPREGMTLVARGFPIFAFFTLTLVIRSLDRIALARYADNQALGLYSLGLTAVGLVLYLPEAAAAVLFPRVAAAAQGARDAEEIRLQVVRAHRFLMATLPALIGPGVLIAPWVLALVLPQFAESLATLRVLAVAALVFSMATIPSYYLLGSSRSPSVLGVPASAAVVAAAAIFGTAMVAPGAVEVAWATTAGYASFALAMLGLATPRLARQAGDRLWLWAGTLAPVAWSAALMLWLSRAPDATAAGMALRTAGFLALYAPVGLVCAGVLRIRRP, from the coding sequence TTGGCGCGCGTCTTCCTTCGCGATTCGGCCGCGCTGGCGGCCAGCCAGTACGTGGCGCGAGCGATGGTGCTGGCGCGCGGCGTGGCCGCCGCGGCGGCGCTGGGACCCGCGGGTTTCGGGGCATGGAACGCCCTCAACCTGATCCTGGACTACGGCGCCTATGCCTCGCTCGGCGCGATCCAGGGTCTCGATCTCATGCTCCCCGCGGCGGTCGCGCGGGGTGAGACCGAATCCGGGCGCCGCGCGATGCGCGGGGCGTGGTGGATCACGCTCGCCGGCGCCGCCGCGTTCTCGCTGGGCGTTGCCATCGTGCTCGCCAACGGGCGCTGGATTTCCACGACCGGCTGGGGCTGGAGCCCGCCGCTCGGGATGCTCGTGGCTGCGATCGTGCAGCTCGCGATCCTCTACCACGCGGCGTCGCTTCGCGCTCACGGCGACTTCTCGGTCACCAGCGTGGGTCTCGCGCTGCAGGCCCTGGTCGGCGGCGGGCTCGGCATCCTCACGGTGTGGCGTCTCGGCGTCTGGGGACTGGTGATCGGATGGATCGCGGGCGGCGTGTGCGCGATCGCCTGGATGCGCCGCTCGCCGTGGCGGCCGCCGCTCCTGCCCGCGGGACCGAGGGAAGGCATGACGCTGGTCGCGCGCGGCTTTCCGATCTTCGCCTTCTTCACGCTCACGCTCGTGATCCGCTCGCTCGACCGGATCGCGCTCGCTCGGTACGCCGACAACCAGGCGCTGGGTCTCTATAGCCTCGGGCTCACGGCCGTGGGGCTGGTGCTCTATCTGCCCGAGGCCGCGGCCGCAGTGTTGTTCCCGCGGGTCGCGGCGGCCGCGCAGGGCGCGCGCGACGCCGAAGAAATCCGCCTTCAGGTGGTTCGCGCCCATCGTTTCCTGATGGCGACCCTTCCGGCTCTGATCGGCCCTGGTGTCCTCATCGCCCCCTGGGTGCTCGCGCTCGTGCTGCCGCAGTTCGCCGAGAGCCTCGCGACGCTCCGCGTCCTCGCCGTGGCCGCGCTGGTCTTCTCGATGGCGACGATTCCGTCGTACTACCTGCTGGGGTCGAGCCGCTCGCCGTCGGTGCTCGGGGTTCCTGCCTCCGCCGCGGTGGTCGCCGCGGCGGCGATCTTCGGCACCGCCATGGTCGCGCCGGGTGCGGTCGAGGTGGCATGGGCGACCACGGCGGGCTACGCGAGTTTCGCGCTCGCGATGCTCGGGCTGGCCACGCCCCGGCTCGCGCGGCAGGCGGGCGACCGGCTGTGGCTGTGGGCCGGAACCCTGGCGCCGGTCGCATGGTCCGCGGCGTTGATGCTCTGGCTCTCGCGCGCGCCCGACGCCACGGCGGCCGGCATGGCGCTCAGGACGGCCGGGTTCCTGGCCCTCTACGCGCCGGTCGGGCTCGTCTGCGCCGGAGTCCTCCGCATCCGCCGACCCTGA
- a CDS encoding glycosyltransferase family 2 protein has product MHRGLRICLVIPCYNEERGIQQVLGRVPPEVDDIVVVDNASTDRTAEVASASGARVVRETRRGYGAAYKAGMAAATGDVVVTLDGDGTYPPEQIPRLVDVLVDRGWDFLSACRFPLSDPRAMGWSNQVGNGVLTATTALLFQKPIRDSQSGMWVFRRALLERFRLTSDGMAFSEEIKLEALLQGARFGEEHIPYGVREGEVKLQKWRDGWANLVFLVRKRLRLV; this is encoded by the coding sequence TTGCACCGTGGCTTGCGGATCTGTCTGGTCATTCCCTGCTACAACGAAGAGCGGGGCATCCAACAGGTGCTGGGCCGGGTGCCTCCCGAAGTGGACGACATCGTGGTCGTCGACAACGCCAGCACCGATCGCACCGCCGAAGTCGCGTCGGCGTCCGGCGCTCGGGTGGTCCGGGAGACCCGGCGCGGATACGGCGCCGCGTACAAGGCGGGTATGGCGGCGGCGACCGGCGACGTGGTGGTGACGCTCGATGGCGACGGCACCTATCCTCCCGAGCAGATCCCGAGGCTGGTGGATGTGCTGGTGGACCGGGGCTGGGACTTCCTCTCGGCCTGCCGCTTTCCACTCTCGGACCCGCGGGCGATGGGATGGTCCAACCAGGTCGGAAACGGGGTGCTCACGGCGACGACCGCACTCCTCTTCCAGAAGCCGATTCGAGACAGCCAGTCCGGGATGTGGGTGTTCCGGCGGGCGCTGCTCGAGCGCTTCCGGCTCACCTCGGACGGCATGGCTTTCAGCGAGGAGATCAAGCTCGAAGCCCTGCTCCAGGGCGCGAGGTTCGGAGAGGAGCACATCCCCTATGGAGTCCGCGAAGGCGAGGTGAAGCTGCAGAAGTGGCGCGACGGCTGGGCCAACCTCGTGTTCCTGGTCCGCAAGCGGCTGCGACTCGTCTGA
- a CDS encoding glycosyltransferase family 2 protein has product MIDPSRVAVVVPAFDEAGKIGDVVRKVPRRLAAAVFVVDDASRDTTSEEARAAGAEHVLRHPVNRGVGAAIRTGLVAARERGFEFAAVLSGDDQHEPVELERALPPLFEDRADLVQGSRWLPGGATPGIPSDRRVLTRLYAQLFRIASGYPSTDGTNGFRAFRLALLDDPRIRLDQSWLDRYELEPYLLFQVVRCGYRVCEVPVTVRYHARGTTKMRRLRDGWRILRPLIYLRLGLKH; this is encoded by the coding sequence ATGATCGACCCGTCACGCGTAGCGGTCGTGGTGCCGGCGTTCGACGAGGCCGGCAAGATCGGCGACGTGGTGCGCAAGGTGCCGAGGCGGCTGGCGGCGGCGGTGTTCGTAGTGGACGACGCCTCGCGCGACACCACGTCCGAGGAGGCTCGCGCCGCCGGCGCCGAGCACGTCCTCCGTCATCCGGTGAATCGCGGCGTGGGCGCGGCCATTCGAACCGGCCTCGTCGCGGCGCGCGAGCGGGGTTTCGAGTTCGCCGCGGTGCTCTCGGGCGACGACCAGCACGAGCCGGTGGAGCTCGAGCGGGCGCTGCCCCCTCTGTTCGAGGATCGCGCCGACCTGGTGCAGGGATCGCGATGGCTTCCGGGAGGGGCGACGCCCGGCATCCCGTCCGACCGGCGAGTACTCACCCGGCTCTACGCGCAGCTCTTCCGGATCGCGAGCGGCTACCCATCGACCGATGGCACCAACGGGTTTCGCGCCTTCCGGCTGGCGCTCCTCGACGATCCGCGCATCCGTCTCGATCAATCCTGGCTGGATCGCTACGAGCTCGAGCCCTACCTGCTGTTCCAGGTGGTGCGGTGCGGCTATCGGGTGTGTGAAGTGCCGGTGACGGTGCGCTATCATGCGCGCGGAACCACCA